AGACTGTTGGgtcttatttataaatatttttaatctttaCTCCTAAATATAGTCTACTAGCTAGAATGTGATAAAcggacaggatttctgagaggattagTAGgtcatatttatacatttttttaatttttattgcaAACGCTAGTCTGCTAGCTAGTATGAGGAAACCAGACAGGATTTCCTAGAGAACTTCAGgtcatatttataaatgtttttaatctttactCCTAAAGCTAGCTTACTAACGAGTATGAGGATTTCTGAGAGAATTTTGGGTCATATTTATAATCTTTAGTGCAAAAGCTAACCTACTAGCTAGTTTGTGATaaactgacaggatttctgagagaatCTTAggtcatatttataaatatttttaatttttactgcAAAAGCTTGCCTACTAGCTAGAATGTGGTaaactgacaggatttctgagaggattagTATGtcatatttagaaatatttttaatttttattgcaAAAGCTAGCCTATTAGCTAGTATGTAATAAACTGACAGGACTTCTTGAAGGATTACTAGGTCCTATTTATAAATAGTTTTAATCTTTACTCCTAAAGCTAGCCTACTAGCTAGTATGAGGAATCCTGACAAGAATTCTGAGAGAATTTTAGGTCATATTTATAAATACGTTTAAACTTTACTGCAAACGCTAGCCTATTGGCTAGTCTGTGACAAAcggacaggatttctgagaggattagTAGGtcatatatagaaatatttttaatctttaCTGCAAAAGCTAGTCTTCTAGCTAGTATGAGGTAACCCAGCAGGATTTCCTAGAGAATTTTAggtcatatttataaatatttttaatctttaCTCCTAAAAGCTAGCCTATTAATTAGAATAAGGATTTGAGAGAATCTTGggtcatatttataaatattttcatcttTACTCCTAAAAGCTAGCCTACTAGCTACTATGAGGAAAGCTGACAGGATTTCTTGAGAGAATTTTAGgttgtatttattaatattttacttgCAATATGCCTTGTAGCCAGCAgggggctacacacacacaaacccacacacaaacactacattgtTCATTGAAATGACACTGGAGTAAAAATGTTGATGAACGTTGATGTACCTCTCTACAGTGCGAAGTTTAACCTGGTTCAAATCCTTCAAGACATCCAGCATGGAAGGAACTGTGGTTGATGAAGCCTCGCTCTCTCCAGCTTTATCCTTCCTGGCCGCCTGTCTCTGTTTTATCACATCGGTCACAGAGACCTGCTCGGAGCCAACaccaggaggaggaagaggaggaggtggtggaggaggaggttgaGCAGCCATGAAAGGAGTGGAGGaaagaacaggagcaggaaaaagtGAACACGGAGTGGAAGGATTGTTCAGGAGGGAATTGTCCACTGaaatgaaagaggaaaaaaggtgCAGTATTGTGGAAACCGATGATTTTTACTCACTAAACCATTCAACCAAGAGACTTTAATAGTTCTGCTAATGTATAACTCAATCAGGTCTTCATAAAGACTAGGTTAAGTTAAGGGAGGTTAAGGTATTTTCTTTAAAGTGCTCAGTCTGTGTAATATTACTTGCATTACTGTGACATTATTATTgttctaaaatgtaaaaaaaaaaatagtaaaaaggaaaatagatagaaaagataaaaatagaaagaaaaataaatacatcaggGCTGATAACGTAATTAAGATCTGTTGGGAAATCTTCAGTTTAGGAAACTTGTCGCACAAACAGGATAAAAACTGTGTCACTAGGGCTGGCTCAAGACCCAAGATTTTAattgtcacatacacagttatatacagtaaacAATTTGCTCTGAAGTGCCATTTTAAGGCATACATAACATCATGAAAAGTCAGTTCATTAGTGAGTGGACGCTTACCAGTTGGAGTGGTGACGATCATCGCAATCTGAGCTCGTAATTTCAGTAACTCAGTCTCCAGTGCTTGGATCTTCTGAAAAGCCTCTGGTTGTGCGCTTGAtgcctgtgctgtgtgtgatttctgTTGACGCGGAGCTGCGGGAACAGGTCGTACGCACACAGCGGCTGGGGTTTCAAAACCTTGCGACCATCCGTGCTTCCTCGGCAGGACAGAATTCCTGCAATAGCAGTCATATGATTCTGTGATGCAATGCAACACCGCCATTTAAAGCAGGTTATAGTGTGTTTTGATGAAGAATCTTAACCACACAGCTTCATTCAAAGACTGAAGGAACAGATGTTTGAGATGTGTTGGCTATTTGCATTTGGGGTAACTGGAAATGCGTGCATTTCTGATTTTTTGACTgacccacactgacacaccactgTTTCCTTCACCAGTCTCCTCAACTAACATCAAGTTTATAGTGAAGCATCAAATACAAACTAATGTATAAAGCTGTTTTCAGACCATCTACCTGAACTTAGTGCAGGTGTCTCCTTGGTCCTCGGCCACCCATAACACATCCGCTAGCGATGGAATGGCAGGAGCGTCCACGGACACTTCGATATGACCGTGTCTCTTGATCGTCTGTAAAGGAACCTGATCAGACAGAGGGGAGCAGAAAGGGCAAAGCCATTAAAGGTTTCATTTGTGAGtgtctaaaaaaagaaagtgaatcGATACGGTAATACAGGCGCCGAGAAATGTTTCCTTTAAagtcattttaatatattagaAAGTGAAGAAGTGCTGAATATCTGCAACACATGGTTTTATTATTCAAGCacttaaagatgaataaatcaatACTTAAACAAATAGCATTCGTTTATTCAACTTTAGTAAGCACCTTATCCTGGTCAGTGTGG
The DNA window shown above is from Hemibagrus wyckioides isolate EC202008001 linkage group LG15, SWU_Hwy_1.0, whole genome shotgun sequence and carries:
- the mtfr2 gene encoding mitochondrial fission regulator 2; translation: MSLLEDIVHLMRCVLEYFGVPQEMLIPVWESTLCGQYRSIVRMIGTNLPLTPYPRLHFQVPLQTIKRHGHIEVSVDAPAIPSLADVLWVAEDQGDTCTKFRNSVLPRKHGWSQGFETPAAVCVRPVPAAPRQQKSHTAQASSAQPEAFQKIQALETELLKLRAQIAMIVTTPTVDNSLLNNPSTPCSLFPAPVLSSTPFMAAQPPPPPPPPLPPPGVGSEQVSVTDVIKQRQAARKDKAGESEASSTTVPSMLDVLKDLNQVKLRTVERSPGGTPVRKRRSKGTVSSSDPAALIAEALKRKFAHRLRDNSFDKENRSAEPSPFSSPDTPRIPLFKRRSQGQNNLSPITRGSDGKQCYGK